From Phaeodactylum tricornutum CCAP 1055/1 chromosome 11, complete sequence, one genomic window encodes:
- a CDS encoding predicted protein codes for MMVYQAASSLAGRTLRPYAARFALPVTLCFERSAVRELATMSGSDPLEVLRKESHGRSLCDKQGCRLPGVHWVMSIALPANAASTTKAPSLRTIGIERISDAGIDFVMKRTSPTARSIEAGLPVSILYSQGKYLPGESTEQWRGEGHCELLPLPEILDLVPSFTMVSMVGSQRAVNTAQNDVLRQTETSGERMAVPNKSHLTEIMQTTRMELENGDINMEELESCIRAFRFQPTRMECMLGGPDSIMWDRWEWLRAVPDEASDGSIPWRSPNHLVPH; via the exons ATGATGGTATACCAAGCTGCCTCTTCGTTGGCAGGCCGAACGTTGCGACCATATGCGGCACGTTTTGCACTTCCCGTTACGCTTTGCTTTGAGAGGAGTGCCGTGCGAGAGCTCGCTACGATGTCCGGATCGGACCCGCTCGAAGTATTGCGCAAGGAAAGTCACGGGCGCAGTCTCTGCGACAAACAAGGATGTCGGTTGCCCGGCGTACACTGGGTCATGTCCATTGCTCTCCCGGCCAACGCTGCATCAACTACCAAG GCACCGTCGTTACGAACCATTGGAATCGAACGGATATCCGACGCAGGAATCGACTTTGTGATGAAACGTACTAGCCCGACAGCTCGATCCATCGAAGCAGGTCTACCAGTGTCAATTCTCTATTCCCAAGGGAAGTATTTGCCTGGAGAATCTACCGAACAATGGCGAGGAGAAGGACATTGCGAGCTGCTCCCTCTACCGGAAATTTTGGACTTGGTGCCGAGTTTCACCATGGTGAGCATGGTAGGATCCCAGCGGGCCGTCAATACAGCGCAAAATGATGTTCTCCGACAAACAGAAACGTCAGGGGAACGCATGGCTGTTCCCAACAAATCGCACTTGACCGAGATTATGCAAACTACTCGTATGGAATTGGAAAACGGTGATATCAATATGGAAGAGCTGGAAAGCTGCATTCGAGCGTTCCGCTTTCAGCCCACCCGTATGGAGTGCATGCTGGGAGGACCAGATAGCATCATGTGGGATCGATGGGAATGGCTACGTGCTGTACCGGACGAGGCGTCGGATGGGTCGATTCCTTGGAGGTCTCCGAACCACTTGGTTCCTCACTGA
- a CDS encoding predicted protein has protein sequence PPSSASLGNSSWTLLHTMAAWYPDKPTTEDRSYITGFMNALARFYPCPWCAKDFRHNIEEKPVQTSSREALCTWLCEQHNIVNQKLGKPQYACDIQTLDERWRKSSKDACQSGSH, from the exons CCACCAAGCAGCGCCTCGTTAGGAAACTCCTCTTGGACTCTACTGCATACCATG GCAGCGTGGTATCCAGACAAACCCACTACAGAAGATCGCTCTTACATAACGGGCTTCATGAATGCGTTAGCTCGTTTTTATCCTTGTCCGTGGTGTGCCAAGGACTTTCGTCACAACATCGAAGAAAAGCCTGTACA GACGTCATCACGAGAAGCGTTGTGTACGTGGCTTTGCGAGCAGCATAATATCgtcaaccaaaagcttggcaaacCTCAGTATGCATGCGACATCCAGACTTTGGACGAGCGCTGGCGTAAAAGCAGTAAAGATGCGTGCCAATCGGGTAGCCATTAA
- a CDS encoding predicted protein: MTDLLQLGNIVDSLQQPLLASKDCVLDRWIMALQEEEQLGIEANDEDSMLSNTIRELDGLDRVQDSTNVSMSLESNHWYSNDMLIIAMLSNFSTSYNVVNISLVLPILQQVTNTSSTKDAASVASSLLAGMMFGQVFGGALGDYPRLGRLGALRLVMCLQLVASLGSAFVDTSGTAILDVYDQLTLWRFLLGVGAGGVYPLAAVLSAEQGESTDAESLHRVVLTFSMQGVGFLTVPLLTVPLLYTVSNLNTVWRIILGLGSLPGFALLLLQWHWYRKQQTGEILPASDPEQDAAFGQESSALQDSDGEVGTCLDSSPNLENDSGSESTQIVIRHGWLGSIRHEDHLFSKLMGTAGAWFLFDVLFYGNTLFQPIVLEAAFGTPETSNARQLLQRTALNSLFLTSIAFPGYAIADLVMGKKTLGVTQTPRYVMMQGFTAMFLLYLTIGVFWRGLKHYPVVLVTLYGLTFFFANYGPNTTTFVLPSLVYSVECRSTLNGISAAAGKLGAWTGATLFAPAASRYGNATVMIMCAVVSVVALALTKLFVKVKAPHGHHHANHSAISPEEIQ; this comes from the coding sequence ATGACGGACCTATTACAACTTGGCAATATTGTAGATAGCCTTCAACAACCATTACTTGCTTCGAAAGATTGTGTCTTGGACCGTTGGATCATGGCTCttcaggaagaagaacaatTGGGAATTGAAGCCAACGATGAAGATAGTATGCTTTCCAACACGATCAGAGAACTGGACGGTCTCGATCGAGTTCAAGACTCAACCAATGTTAGCATGTCTCTTGAAAGCAACCATTGGTACAGTAACGATATGTTGATAATTGCCATGCTGTCCAACTTTTCGACATCCTACAATGTTGTGAATATCTCGCTCGTGCTACCCATTCTGCAGCAGGTAACAAATACGTCATCCACCAAAGACGCGGCTTCCGTAGCTTCGTCTCTCCTGGCCGGTATGATGTTTGGACAAGTTTTTGGCGGCGCACTGGGGGATTATCCTCGTCTTGGTCGTTTGGGAGCCTTGCGACTTGTGATGTGCCTTCAGCTCGTCGCTAGTTTGGGTTCCGCGTTCGTTGATACTTCGGGTACTGCCATACTAGATGTTTACGATCAATTGACGCTGTGGCGATTTCTACTAGGAGTTGGAGCCGGTGGCGTGTATCCTCTTGCAGCGGTACTCAGCGCCGAACAGGGAGAATCGACGGACGCGGAGTCGCTACATCGAGTCGTTTTGACCTTCAGCATGCAAGGCGTCGGATTTCTGACCGTACCCTTACTTACAGTTCCACTGTTGTACACGGTCTCGAATCTCAATACCGTTTGGCGAATAATTCTGGGCTTGGGAAGTTTACCAGGCTTTGCCTTGCTGCTTCTCCAATGGCACTGGTACCGTAAGCAGCAGACGGGGGAAATATTGCCGGCGAGCGATCCGGAACAGGATGCAGCATTCGGGCAAGAATCCAGCGCTCTTCAAGACAGTGATGGGGAAGTTGGGACGTGCTTGGATTCTAGTCCAAACCTAGAGAATGACTCGGGAAGTGAAAGCACACAGATTGTGATTCGACATGGTTGGTTGGGCTCCATTCGACATGAAGACCATTTGTTTTCCAAGTTGATGGGTACAGCTGGTGCATGGTTCTTGTTTGACGTGCTCTTCTACGGGAATACACTCTTCCAACCCATTGTTCTGGAAGCAGCCTTTGGGACCCCGGAAACGTCGAATGCTCGCCAGCTGCTGCAACGCACAGCACTGAATTCTCTGTTTCTTACCAGCATTGCGTTTCCAGGTTACGCTATTGCTGATCTCGTCATGGGTAAGAAAACGCTTGGCGTAACGCAGACACCCCGGTATGTCATGATGCAAGGCTTTACTGCCATGTTTCTCCTTTACTTGACAATAGGTGTCTTTTGGAGGGGCCTCAAGCACTATCCAGTTGTCCTGGTAACACTATACGGCTTGACCTTCTTCTTTGCGAACTATGGCCCCAACACCACCACGTTTGTTTTACCAAGTCTTGTGTACTCGGTTGAATGCAGATCCACCCTCAATGGAATCAGTGCCGCCGCCGGCAAACTCGGGGCTTGGACAGGCGCCACTCTATTTGCACCAGCAGCCTCTAGATACGGCAACGCCACCGTAATGATTATGTGCGCGGTCGTTTCAGTCGTTGCGTTGGCTCTTACAAAACTCTTCGTAAAAGTGAAAGCACCGCACGGTCACCATCACGCAAATCATTCTGCGATTTCACCAGAAGAAATACAATGA